Below is a genomic region from Patagioenas fasciata isolate bPatFas1 chromosome 5, bPatFas1.hap1, whole genome shotgun sequence.
caacATGGAGGGAAACAAACACCAACGATGAAGACAAAGGGAGTAAGGGGACGAGGTACAAATGAGATTGTGAACAGAAAGGAAATAAGGAGACAGACTAAGTCTGCAGCAGCAGACGACAGGAAACAATTTGTCTCAGAACCGTACCCTTCCATCCAGCGTCAACAGAATGGAGTCGCTCTTAATGTCCCGGTGAATGACCCCCTGAGAGTGAAGATAGGACAGAGCCTGCAGCACTGACTCACACACTGTTGCGATTTGCTCTTCATTTAGCCTGAAATTAAAGACACAGCAGTTTAAGCGCAGTGGACGGTGCTCATTCACGGGTCCGCTTTAAAGGCACAGTGCAATTCCAGTGTTGAACTGCAGATACATAGTTTGGTTCCCTATGACCATCACTAGTTAATTTTTACTGTTCTTCTATGACTGTCTTTTActgttgaaaatatttttgttttgatggGTAGCAATTTTAAGTTTTCATAAGTCTAATACAGAGAAATTGCATTTTAAATCCTACAGACTTTGTTGGTTCATTGGCGGTCCCTGTGCCAGTCACCAGCCTCGCAGGACTGCCAGGCAGGAGAAGGGGCTCAGGGGCACGACACGATGGGCACAACACGATGGGCACAACCGCGTCACCAGAACACCTCGTGAGTGCGACTCCAGAGCCCATTGCAGAATAAGCGCTTTGCCCTACAGGAACATTTTGGGCATTAGTGAACATGAAGTGGTGTGGATAAGAAAACAAATTTAGGAGAGTGTCCAATAGTTGCTATCTTTAGGCAATGAAGTTTGGGAAGGAGTCCAGATCTCAAGGCTCTGCTGCGCTCCTCCAGAGGAATGAGCCACAAATTCAACCTCTCTAAGGTTGTACCACTGAAAACTATTTCTGCATGCTCTTTAATACTTGTTCAATGAGCTTCCTGGCCAGAATACAACATATGCAGCAAACAATACTTTTCACGAGTACTGTCTTTTACAAGGAAGGTCATCAAGCAGATGAAGAGTGAGTATCTAAAGGGATCAGTACTATAAATTAGTTCACTTCTACATCGGAAGTATTGTCACATGCTTCAAATTTATGACAGTTATAAAGCATAATAGTTTCAGGGCACTGCAGTCACAAGATCTCAGAGGGAACCTATTCCTCCCAGAAATCTCCCCTCTATTGCTCTTGCCCGCCAGGTGGGCACACAAGCATCGGCGTTTTGGATTTTGCTTTGTACCTGATTTGAGACACGATGTCTGTGAGGGCTCCTCCCTGCAGGAACTCCATCAGCACCCAGAGCTCCTCTCCCACCAGATAGCTCTTGTACATCTCCACCACGTTGACGTGTTGATAGTCCCTCATGATCACCACCTGTAAAAACACAGTGGACAATCGACCCCTACAAAATCACTAATGACACTTAATCTTATCCAACAAAGCAAGTACGCACAACCCTGTGAGCACAACCCAATAGCCTCCATCCCCCCAGGCATTTTTCTTCTTGGTACTAGCAGAATTCTATTAAAAGGAacatctcctcctcttcccttctttTTACCATGGCTTTTCAGCGGACAGTAGATCTCCACCTCTTGTCATTTACTCACCTCATTAAAAAGGAGCTCCCGGCGCTGCTGCTTTCTCAGATCCATCATTTTCACTGCCACCTGCCGCCCCGAGTGCTTCTCTCGAGCAATACAGACAATACCTGTGGACCCTTCGCCAATCTTTACGTAATTCTCCAGCAATGTCCGGGGATCCCCCTGATCCACCACCATCCTGAGGGCAGCTTTGAACTGCTCATGGGTCACAACCACCGGGTCCTCACTGGCCAGCTGCCCTTTCACAGAGGAGTCCTGGGGAAGGTGAAGGTTGCTAGAACTAGTCTGAGTCTGGTGGTTCCTGGGCGACCCTGCCGGTGAGGGCCTGCCCGGTGGCACTGCAACCGCTTTCTCCACTGTTGGGGACTTCTGGGGGGTCCCAGCTTCTGAGATCATCCTGGGGAAATCGGATGCAGGCTGGTCTGGTGGAAGAGACTGGGCTTTGGCTGCAGGACTGCACGGTGAACCCCACTGCTGCGGCCTGAAGAAAGCAGTCGGCTGCAGGAAGAACAAATGTGaaagtggaagaaagaaaaagtgatggTTAGattaacaagaagaaagaagtgcTGGGAATCAGTTGCGTGTTATGCCACCCCGGTCTAGTACATTTTGTAGCAGACTGGAGTTACACGTTATACCCGACGTGTGCTGCATGACCAGGAGAAGCCGCGTGGCTGCACATTTTCAACAATCAGTTACAGGATGGGTGCTGTGCTTGAAGGACCTCCAAATGGAGGCAGTTGCAAAAGGACCTTTTAAAgcacatgctttaaaaataattcaaaacaacaacaacaaaccctacaaacaccaaaacccacagaaaaaaaccccagctgctaAAAAGCATTCCAGCCTTGCCACCAAAACTCAGGGGCAACCTGTGTTGCAGAGAATTTGAAAATCCTTTATCCCTCTGTGCTTCTGATCTTCCTATATATAAAAGGAAAGAGGATTCATGCCAAAGCTATAAATCACTTTGATGTCTTGGCCTAATTCCCTTTGGGTAATTACACTCTGCCTACTGAAAACTCCCCCTGCCCTCTCCGCTGGTACCTGCGGAGCTTTCCTGTCAGTCAGATGCAGAATTCGCATTCTGTTTGGGGAAAAGCACCCTGGACCGGGCCAGCTGTGCCTGAGACCCCGCTGCACAGAGCCCCCAGCCCCCAGACTGGCTCCACACTGACCTACGATGAATCTCAATTAGCAGTTGCTCTTTCCCAAAACACTCGAGGCTTTCGGAGACCTCCCACTCAAGTACCAAGCAGCCCAACCCTGTTTGGTTTAGGAGATGTAGGAAGATCACAGCCTGCAGCAACATGGCTGCAGGATACATAATTCCCATGCTCGCACCACACATAGGTCTCCCATAAAGGATAAATCTTGACGTACTAATACTCGCCCAGGAGATGCTGACTAATTCAAATTCAACATCATCTAGCACGTTAGGTATCAAATACATTAAATACTTGGTTATATGTAAAACAATAGTGGATCCGACAAAGTAGCAACTTCAGAAAGAGCAAGTCAATCATTTATGTTATAGGGCAAAATAAGAACTTCAAAGGAATAAGCATTTTCTCTCTCACAATTCAGACAGATTATTAATAAAGTTAATAATATGGGTATGGGAATTGAAAACTGCCAAGAGAGGAATGTTTAAAAAAGCACTAATTTTCTCCGTCTCAGACAGAAAGTAATTGTATACAGTTTAATTTAATCAAGAATTTTTGTCAACAGTAGAATCTGCATGAGCCCTACACGCACACAGTTCATTTTCACAcgcagcagctctgaggagaTGATTTAGCAGCTCCTGGCACTGGGTGCAGGAGGGCGCGAACACAAACTGCCTGTCAGAAGTCACTTCCTCCTCATTTACCAGCTCCACCCCTGCATGCCCGCAGAGACACGCTCACGACAACCAAGTATTTATTTCCCAACTCTTGTTTTGtctcaagagaaagaaaaaaaaaaagtcttatataACCTAGAGCATGCAAAAGGGCACACAAGATGCACGCAAGCTCACACATGTTTGTCTAACTGTGCTTAAGGATTATTTCCTGCTTCTGTAATTTGGCAGCCCCCTCTCCACGTTTTCAGTCTCTGGACATTTGGAGATGTCACTGGTTCTCCCATTCCTGCCCCCCACATTAGGCTGAAAGAGCACCCGACCTTCCCATGGTGACTACAGGAGCCTGTCAAGGTACCCAGCCTCCCTGTTCTCAGCCCATTATATCCCCTGTGCAGTTCATCTGCAATTGTGTGTTTCTTACACATCACAGTTACACGTCATCATCTCCATTCGTAAGGGAGTCAAAGGTTTGACTCATTGGAGGCCGTTAAGAGTAGCTCAGATAAACAGCGGCCATCGATGGTAGAGATGGACTGGGTAACCTTCAGGTCTTTCTGACTCCTCTGTCTCAAGCAGGTCCAGTTCAAGCACATCCACGCACGCACACCATCTGACTGGTAACCACCGTCCTCCCTGCGAAAGTGCCGAGGCCTGGCAAAGACACTCTTGCTGGAGAAAGGAGTGTCAGTTGTGCCTCTACTACTATACAAGGGCAAAACCGAGTAagccccctccctccttcccagctgcactcCGGCGGGCACAGCTCCCCTAACAAGACTTTCTCACATAGATCTGGCTGCCATTTTGAGCTCCGCCTAGCAGTGCATTCTGTGAAGCTTAGGCGGACTACACAATCCCCCTTCCAGGACTATTTTGATTCCAGCATTAATCATATAATAACAGATGGTTGCATGATGTTTGCAATTAAATTTGTTCCGCTGTGTAAGTAACCTCTGGAACTGTAAAGTCAACACTGCACTCACAAAAATACTGAATAAACTATACCTTTATCTGCAGGGAAGGGCCTGACTTGTTTGAGCTGCTGGATGAAGGGAACACGCTGCGTAACAGCCGCCTCTTCAAGCTGTTCTCCCTTGATTTGGAGCTAGGGCTGCCCTCCCCTGAGGGCCTGGAGTTTGCTTGTCGTGCGAGACAAGGCTGAGGCCAGCACTCTTCCGAGCTCTTTAATCCCGTCTTCTCGCTATCCGCTGGTAGAGTTGGCATGTGCTGCAAACCAGAGACACGCTGGAGGCTGCTGCCACCAGCGTCCTGGAACTCTGACGGCCCGAGGGATTGTGCTTTCGTTACCATCCCGTTGGGATGAGACTGTCCTTCCAAGCGGGGTTTATAATCTGGCCACATTGTTTGCCTCCGGGTCACCTTGGTCCCACCGTTGCAATTGAGGTAGTTTCCATATTTGTCTGCCCAGTCTGCTTCAGGGCTCTGGAGATACATATCTGGGGGTCTGTCCTCCCCCAGGAGCCCAAGGGACTGAGCTCTCCTCCTGCtagtggggctccttcccctcAGAGTGTTGGAACTGATGGCAGAAAGCTTCTGGATGTCGTTGAGTATCCCGGAGATGTAGCCTTCCACTTCCACGGTGCTGCCCCTCACCACCGTCTGCCAAGTAAAAGGAAGGGGGGGAAAAGTTGGAGTTGTAAAAATTAAGGCTCAGTTTATCTTGCAAAGGTTAGACTTTGCCTAGCCAAAGATCACTGAGGAAAGTTAGAAAtaaacatttatctttttttcctgtcttttttttaattgtccttcactgaagacaaaaaaaaggaaTCACTGGGTTCCATCCTTCTGTCGGAGGCGGCAGTGCTTTCAGCCAGAACAGTCAGTTCTGCTGCACTCACATTCTGAAGGACATTCTAGCAAAACCAGGATGTTTTCAGCGCTCCTGACTCTCTTGTGCTCAAGTTGTGCTCCACCACATCACCAACTTAG
It encodes:
- the PAK6 gene encoding serine/threonine-protein kinase PAK 6 — its product is MFRKKKKKRPEISAPQNFEHRVHTSFDPKEGKFVGLPPQWQNILDTLRRPKPVVDPSRITRMQLQPMKTVVRGSTVEVEGYISGILNDIQKLSAISSNTLRGRSPTSRRRAQSLGLLGEDRPPDMYLQSPEADWADKYGNYLNCNGGTKVTRRQTMWPDYKPRLEGQSHPNGMVTKAQSLGPSEFQDAGGSSLQRVSGLQHMPTLPADSEKTGLKSSEECWPQPCLARQANSRPSGEGSPSSKSRENSLKRRLLRSVFPSSSSSNKSGPSLQIKPTAFFRPQQWGSPCSPAAKAQSLPPDQPASDFPRMISEAGTPQKSPTVEKAVAVPPGRPSPAGSPRNHQTQTSSSNLHLPQDSSVKGQLASEDPVVVTHEQFKAALRMVVDQGDPRTLLENYVKIGEGSTGIVCIAREKHSGRQVAVKMMDLRKQQRRELLFNEVVIMRDYQHVNVVEMYKSYLVGEELWVLMEFLQGGALTDIVSQIRLNEEQIATVCESVLQALSYLHSQGVIHRDIKSDSILLTLDGRVKLSDFGFCAQISKDVPKRKSLVGTPYWMAPEVIARIPYTTEVDIWSLGIMVIEMVDGEPPYFSDSPVQAMKRLRDSPPPKLKNFHRTSPVLRDFLERMLTRDPLERATAQELLDHPFLLQTGLPECLVPLIQQYRKRTSTC